The Pyrenophora tritici-repentis strain M4 chromosome 3, whole genome shotgun sequence genome has a window encoding:
- a CDS encoding membrane protein, producing the protein MPTAAAGSPNGTNTRKRNTALTPDERSPICRQESDTAAKDYNTISSEQNTTTTSAPAAAGTEEQPAIPLDRTASAQRVAAAVEREEKSAWSGFWEKYGSVELDNKGSVARDHLALERTFLAWLRTSLSFASIGIAITQLFRLNTSLANSPSSDNSSASSAQAKLRHLGKPLGATFIGISIVMLLIGFHRYFEAQHYVIRGKFPASRGSIIL; encoded by the exons ATGCCTACTGCCGCCGCGGGCTCGCCCAACGGCACTAACACTCGTAAACGCAATACAGCTTTAACGCCGGACGAAAGATCACCCATTTGTCGTCAAGAATCTGACACAGCAGCAAAAGACTACAACACCATATCATCAGAACAGAACACGACTACGACGTCTGCCCCAGCAGCAGCAGGAACAGAAGAACAACCCGCTATCCCACTCGACCGAACAGCCAGCGCACAACGCGTCGCCGCCGCTGTAGAACGTGAGGAGAAAAGCGCATGGAGCGGGTTCTGGGAGAAGTACGGGAGTGTAGAGCTGGATAATAAGGGTAGTGTTGCTAGGGATCATTTGGCTTTGG AACGTACCTTCCTAGCTTGGCTTCGCACCTCCCTCTCCTTCGCCTCCATCGGCATAGCAATAACCCAACTCTTCCGCTTAAACACCTCCCTCGCAAACAGCCCCTCATCCGACAACTCATCCGCCTCCTCCGCGCAGGCAAAACTGCGACATCTGGGGAAACCGCTCGGTGCCACATTCATCGGGATAAGCATAGTGATGCTTTTGATAGGATTTCACCGCTACTTCGAGGCGCAACATTACGTTATACGGGGTAAATTCCCCGCGTCGAGGGGAAGTATAATACTG TAG
- a CDS encoding TFG3, Transcription initiation factor IIF, auxiliary subunit — translation MPDVKRWVKLITHQKPIAEPSPVEGFPMRAWSIEVWLLDDQGNEVMPNVFEKAVYNLHPSFEKNKHVIKKPPFRIDEKGWGEFDMTIVLTAVGKGGDHTLEHDLNFQSERYEAKHQVTFRNPKPELLTLLAESGAAEANGMRNKDAAKKKSRRDKNVDMEKLADGLQKLSEDDLLHVVTMVHDNKTSETYTKNDVENGEFHVDLYTLPDSLVKMLWDFTASKTDL, via the exons CGCAGAGCCTTCGCCCGTTGAGGGTTTCCCTATGCGAGCATGGAGCATCGAGGTCTGGCTACTGGATGACCAGGGCAATGAGGTCATGCCAAACGTGTTCGAAAAGGCCGTCTACAACCTACATCCGTCATTCGAGAAGAACAAGCATG TTATCAAGAAGCCACCGTTCCGCATCGACGAGAAGGGTTGGGGCGAGTTCGACATGACTATTGTCCTGACTGCCGTCGGCAAGGGCGGCGACCACACGCTCGAGCACGATCTCAACTTCCAGTCTGAGCGCTATGAGGCCAAGCATCAGGTG ACCTTCCGGAACCCCAAACCAGAGCTCCTCACTCTCCTCGCAGAGTCCGGCGCCGCCGAGGCAAACGGCATGCGCAACAAGGACGCGGCCAAGAAGAAGAGCCGAAGGGACAAGAACGTCGACATGGAAAAGTTGGCCGACGGTCTGCAGAAACTCAGCGAGGACGACCTTCTGCATGTGGTTACCATGGTTCACGATAACAAGACCAGCGAGACGTACACTAAGAACGACGTTGAGA ATGGCGAATTTCACGTCGACTTGTACACCCTGCCTGACTCGCTTGTCAAGATGCTCTGGGACTTTACCGCCTCAAAGACCGACTTATAG
- a CDS encoding Anp1 domain containing protein translates to MSRSFRRSNPITLILAGILCIGFFVFFFSGSDVPSIARKGNGDVASNPLSPPSLPFRKSKANAPLVAPPVVHYYMNNVTNTRTPAENEETVLILTPLARFYQEYWDNILKLTYPHHLISLGFIIPKTKEGNAAYAALQAQVTKTQTGPKSKRFAAITILRQDTESPLQSQDEAERHKMENQKARRAAMAKARNSLLFTTLGPTTSWVLWIDGDIVETPPTLIQDLADYDVPIIVPNCFQKYYNEEKKAMDIREYDFNNWIDSPTAQALGAKMGKDDILLEGYAEMPTYRSLMAKMYDSSADPRAKIKLDGVGGATLLVKAEVHRDGAMFPPFAFYHLIETEGFAKMANRLNWESFGLPNYLVYHYNEK, encoded by the exons ATGTCACGTTCATTTCGGCGCTCGAATCCCATCACCTTAATTCTGGCCGGCATCCTCTGCATAGGCTTCTTTGTATTCTTCTTTTCTGGCTCCGATGTCCCCTCGATTGCCAGAAAGGGCAATGGAGACGTCGCATCCAACCCATTGTCTCCGCCATCACTACCATTCCGCAAGTCAAAAGCAAATGCTCCGCTCGTCGCCCCGCCCGTCGTGCACTACTACATGAACAATGTGACCAACACGCGCACACCGGCCGAAAACGAAGAGACTGTTCTTATCCTCACGCCCCTGGCAAGGTTCTACCAAGAGTACTGGGACAACATCCTAAAACTCACCTACCCGCATCATCTAATCTCTCTCGGCTTCATAATACCAAAGACAAAGGAGGGCAATGCTGCCTATGCCGCGCTGCAGGCACAGGTGACCAAGACGCAGACGGGGCCCAAGAGCAAGCGCTTCGCTGCCATTACCATCCTCCGCCAGGACACCGAGTCCCCGCTCCAGTCGCAAGACGAGGCCGAGCGTCACAAGATGGAGAACCAGAAGGCCCGGAGGGCAGCCATGGCCAAGGCGCGCAACTCGCTCTTGTTCACCACCCTAGGCCCCACCACTTCCTGGGTCCTCTGGATAGACGGAGATATTGTGGAGACCCCACCTACTTTAATTCAGGATCTGGCCGACTACGATGTGCCCATCATTGTCCCCAACTGCTTCCAAAAGTACTACAAtgaggagaagaaggccaTGGACATTCGTGAATACGACTTCAACAACTGGATCGATAGCCCTACAGCGCAAGCCTTGGGCGCCAAGATGGGCAAGGATGACATTTTGCTCGAGGGCTACGCTGAGATGCCCACCTACCGTAGTCTGATGGCCAAGATGTACGACAGCTCAGCAGATCCCCGTGCGAAGATCAAGCTCGACGGTGTAGGAGGCGCAACACTGCTGGTCAAGGCTGAAGTACACCGAGACGGAGCCATGTTTCCACCTTTTGCCTTTTACCACCTCATCGAGACGGAAGGTTTCGCCAAGATGGCAAACCGATTAAATTGGGAAAGCTTCGGACTGCCGAACTATCTC GTATACCACTACAATGAGAAGTGA
- a CDS encoding SrmB, Superfamily II DNA and RNA helicase, with protein MASTEETPIKQEAEAPAAEAPVEETPAQEPESSLETDQVDGAGAPAKGADLVDTPYKVEVKLADLQADPNNPLFSATSFEELKLSEALLKGVRNMNFRKPSKVQEKALPLLLMDPPQNMIAQSQSGTGKTAAFSLNILSRIDLSNPNPQALALAPSRELARQILGVITHMGQFMDGLTTMAAVPDPSRKGQAYNAQVLVGTPGTVQDMLRRRLINNKSIKILVLDEADNMLDQQGMGEQCTRVKALLNKDIQTVLFSATFPPNVIAYAKRFAPNANLITLAHDELTIEGIKQLYIDIDKDNDKYSTLLKFYGLMTQASSIIFVRTRRTAEELEKRMVAEGHKVAQLSGALEGPERDRIIDQFRSGEAKVLITTNVLARGIDVESVTMVINYDVPTMANGIDADPETYLHRIGRTGRFGRVGVALTFIHDKNSWQQLHNIASYYKTELYPIDTSDWDAVEDMIQKIIKSSRAGKSTEEMTEMITKGS; from the exons ATGGCATCCACTGAGGAGACACCCATCAAGCAAGAGGCTGAGGCCCCGGCGGCAGAGGCTCCCGTAGAAGAGACACCCGCGCAAGAGCCTGAAAGCTCGCTCGAGACTGATCAAGTCGATGGCGCTGGCGCACCGGCAAAGGGTGCTGATTTGGTCGACACCCCATACAAGGTAGAGGTCAAGCTTGCCGACTTGCAGGCAGACCCCAACAACCCTCTGTTCTCGGCCACGTCGTTTGAAGAGCTTAAACT ATCCGAGGCGCTGCTGAAGGGCGTTCGCAACATGAACTTCCGAAAACCCTCAAAGGTCCAAGAAAAGGCCCTGCCGCTGCTTCTGATGGACCCGCCTCAAAACATGATTGCGCAATCCCAATCAGGAACTGGCAAGACAGCTGCCTTTTCACTGAACATTCTCTCTCGCATCGACCTTTCGAACCCCAATCCGCAAGCACTCGCGCTCGCACCCAGCCGAGAGCTCGCCCGTCAAATTCTAGGCGTCATCACACACATGGGTCAGTTCATGGACGGTCTCACAACTATGGCCGCAGTTCCTGATCCGTCAAGGAAGGGGCAAGCATACAATGCCCAGGTTCTTGTCGGCACACCAGGGACAGTCCAGGATATGCTGAGGCGCCGTCTGATCAACAACAAGTCCATCAAGATTCTGGTTCTGGACGAGGCTGACAACATGCTGGATCAGCAGGGCATGGGTGAGCAGTGCACTCGTGTCAAGGCGCTCCTTAACAAGGATATCCAAACTGTCCTCTTCTCCGCTACTTTCCCACCCAACGTTATCGCATACGCCAAGCGCTTCGCACCCAACGCCAACTTGATCACCCTGGCGCACGACGAGCTGACTATCGAGGGCATCAAGCAGCTATACATCGATATCGACAAGGACAACGACAAGTACTCGACTCTACTCAAGTTCTACGGTCTGATGACACAAGCCTCATCAATCATCTTCGTCCGAACCCGAAGGACCGCTGAAGAGCTCGAGAAGCGCATGGTTGCAGAAGGCCACAAGGTTGCACAACTCAGTGGTGCTCTCGAAGGTCCTGAGCGTGATCGCATCATCGACCAGTTCCGCTCTGGAGAAGCCAAGGTGCTCATCACTACCAACGTGCTCGCTCGTGGTATCGACGTCGAGTCTGTTACCATGGTCATCAACTAC GATGTACCCACTATGGCAAATGGAATCGACGCAGACCCGGAAACCTACCTTCACCGCATTGGTCGTACCGGTCGCTTTGGACGTGTCGGTGTCGCCCTCACCTTCATCCATGACAAGAACAGCTGGCAGCAACTGCATAACATCGCGTCCTACTACAAGACTGAACTGTATCCAATCGACACTTCAGATTGGGACGCTGTTGAGGACATGATCCAGAAAATCATCAAGTCATCACGAGCCGGCAAGAGTACCGAGGAAATGACGGAGATGATTACGAAAGGATCGTAG